CACGGATGACAGCATTGTACAGCTTGCGGATGAGCTTGAGCTGCCGATTATATCCACGAGCTATGACACCTTTACAGTCGCCGCGATGATTAACAGGGCGATTTATGACCAGCTGATCAAAAAAGAAATCGTCCTGGTTGAGGACATCCTAACGCCCGCTAACCGTACGGTATATCTGTCGCCTAAGGATAAACTTGAAAAATGGTATGAGAAAAACTTTGAGACGGGGCACGGCCGGTTCCCGGTTGTCGACGATCAGATGAAGATCCATGGGATTCTGACATCAAAAGATATTGCCGGCCACGACCGAAACGCTTCCATCGAAAAGGTCATGACCAAAAATCCCGTTACAGTTATTGGGAAAACATCTGTCGCCTCGGCGGCGCAAATGATGGTATGGGAAGGAATTGAAGTGCTTCCCGTCACTGACGGCCACCAAAAACTGATCGGCATGATCAGCCGCCAAGACGTGTTAAAAGCCCTCCAAATGATTCAAAAGCAGCCGCAGGTCGGGGAGAAGCTTGATGATATCGTTTCAAGGGGATTTAAAGATGAGGGTGAAGATAAAGAGGAGCAAACGGTTTACGAGTATGAAGTCACGCCGCAGATGACCAACCAGCTCGGAACGATTTCTTATGGTGTGTTTACGACCATTTTGACGCAAGCGGCAAACCGGTTTTTGCGCTCGAAAAAACGCGGCGAGCTCGTAATTGAAAGCATCACCATTTTCTTTTTGAAGCCTGTGCAGATGGAATCGGTCATCGAAGTCAAACCCCGTATTTTAGAGGCCGGGAGAAAGTTCGGAAAAATGGAAGTTGAAGTGCACAGCCAAGGCCATATCGTGTCTAAAGCGATGTTGATGGTTCAGCTGATGGAAAGAAGCTAAGGGACGTTCAGGCGCCCCTTACGCGTGGTCTCTTTCAGCTTCTTTGGCGTGAAGGGGATTGTAATGCCTGTAAGCTTTATAACCTGCCCAAGCGCTTCCTGCTCCTATGAGGATAAAGACACCGCCGATTACGAACGTTAAGACTGAATGGAATAATATCATTTGGTTGAGCCCGTAGAACAGAACCAGTGACCCTAAGGCCATGCTTGCTTTTGCCGAACAGATTTCTTTTTCCAAAGCTTGCTTTGCCCGTACGCCTTTTACTTTATAGTACACATAAAAGCAGGCTGAAAGCCCAATCAAAAAAACAAGAACCAGCATAAATGAAATCCTCCATCGTAAAAGTTTACAAACCCATTCTATACAAAAACGGGCTTGGTTTTGACGTTATTTTTCTTTTCCGTCGGCAAAGAATGTGATTTAATGAATAAAAACAATAAAGGAGTATCAAATGAAAACAGAAATAATCAGAACCATATCATTATATGACACGATTATCTTACATAGACATGTGCGTCCTGATCCAGATGCCTACGGATCTCAGTGCGGACTTACGGAAATCCTGCGTGAAACGTATCCAGAAAAAAATATTTTCGCGGTCGGCACGCCTGAACCGTCCCTCTCTTTCCTATATTCCCTTGATGTGGTGGACAATGAAACATATGAAGGCGCACTTGTCATTGTCTGCGATACGGCAAATCAGGAAAGAATCGACGATCAGCGTTATCCTTCAGGCGCAAAACTGATAAAAATCGACCACCATCCGAACGAAGATCCATACGGTGACCTTCTCTGGGTCGATACAAACGCCAGCTCAGTAAGTGAAATGATTTATGAGCTGTATTTAGAAGGAAAAGAGCACGGCTGGAAGCTGAATACGAAAGCGGCAGAGCTGATCTATGCCGGCATTGTCGGAGATACCGGGCGCTTCTTATTTCCGAATACAACGGAAAAAACATTAAAATATGCAGGCGAGCTCATTCAATATCCTTTCTCTTCCTCAGAGTTGTTTAATCAATTATATGAAACAAAACTGAATGTGGTGAAGCTTAATGGCTTTATCTTCCAAAATGTGTCATTGTCCGAAAACGGCGCCGCTTCTGTTTTCATCAAAAAGGATACGCTTGAAAAGTTCGGCACCACGGCTTCAGAAGCGTCACAGCTAGTCGGGACGCTTGGCAATATCTCGGGTATTCGCGCTTGGGTATTTTTCGTAGAAGAAGATGATCAAATCAGAGTCAGATTCCGTTCGAAGGGTCCTGTCATTAACGGACTTGCCCGTAAATATAACGGCGGAGGGCATCCGCTAGCTTCAGGCGCCTCTATTTACAGCTGGGATGAAGCTGATCGGATATTGGCTGATCTGGAAGCATTATGTAAAGAACACGAGTAGAGGGGAGACCCTCTCTCTTAGTGTTCATCTGTGACGGGGATGAACCAGCAGCCGAAATCAGTAAGGTCCTCGTAGACTTGGAGATTGTGAGATTGAAGTTCTTTTTTAATGAGGGAAGCGAGTGAGTTTGTTTCGGCATATGCAGAAAAACCTTGTCTGAGCCGGGCTGCTTGATCTTTTGCTAACTGACGGTCACTGTAAACCTCCATTTCCCTTCCTCCTTCCTTTCGCCATTAAGCCTCTCACATATAGTTTATAAAAAAGAA
The Bacillus vallismortis genome window above contains:
- a CDS encoding CBS domain-containing protein, which codes for MATKHEQILTYIDSLPVGEKISVRRIAKEMKVSEGTAYRAIKEAENKGFVSTIERVGTIRIEQKKKENIEKLTYAEVVNVIDGQVLGGRAGLHKTLNKFVIGAMELDAMMRYTAAGNLLIVGNRINAHRQALEAGAAVLVTGGFNTDDSIVQLADELELPIISTSYDTFTVAAMINRAIYDQLIKKEIVLVEDILTPANRTVYLSPKDKLEKWYEKNFETGHGRFPVVDDQMKIHGILTSKDIAGHDRNASIEKVMTKNPVTVIGKTSVASAAQMMVWEGIEVLPVTDGHQKLIGMISRQDVLKALQMIQKQPQVGEKLDDIVSRGFKDEGEDKEEQTVYEYEVTPQMTNQLGTISYGVFTTILTQAANRFLRSKKRGELVIESITIFFLKPVQMESVIEVKPRILEAGRKFGKMEVEVHSQGHIVSKAMLMVQLMERS
- a CDS encoding YtpI family protein; translation: MLVLVFLIGLSACFYVYYKVKGVRAKQALEKEICSAKASMALGSLVLFYGLNQMILFHSVLTFVIGGVFILIGAGSAWAGYKAYRHYNPLHAKEAERDHA
- the nrnA gene encoding bifunctional oligoribonuclease/PAP phosphatase NrnA, producing the protein MKTEIIRTISLYDTIILHRHVRPDPDAYGSQCGLTEILRETYPEKNIFAVGTPEPSLSFLYSLDVVDNETYEGALVIVCDTANQERIDDQRYPSGAKLIKIDHHPNEDPYGDLLWVDTNASSVSEMIYELYLEGKEHGWKLNTKAAELIYAGIVGDTGRFLFPNTTEKTLKYAGELIQYPFSSSELFNQLYETKLNVVKLNGFIFQNVSLSENGAASVFIKKDTLEKFGTTASEASQLVGTLGNISGIRAWVFFVEEDDQIRVRFRSKGPVINGLARKYNGGGHPLASGASIYSWDEADRILADLEALCKEHE